In Chrysoperla carnea chromosome 2, inChrCarn1.1, whole genome shotgun sequence, the following proteins share a genomic window:
- the LOC123293849 gene encoding UMP-CMP kinase 2, mitochondrial-like isoform X1, which produces MVYYGFFSVFARPFCYNTIMEGNNPILFKSLESIMNVLNCHKLFLQDNSNVVELLNIYQSKKELGNAAESKKFPFIVLEGLDGCGKTTLSRALSKKRGAELMCTPPKSIDHLRSSFDDATLRTAFYSLGNYIAAEEIRVITARSPVMLDRYWHSTGAFALAQAVHNKEIELPPIDDEVYKWPTDLLKPDLVIYLDVSEENRLERISRRPTCTDQESLIKTNADFRKNIITAYERMIDPKIEKVDSNLTFNMTLSKLFDATNHLFVR; this is translated from the exons ATGGTTTACTATGgatttt tttcaGTATTTGCAAGGCCATTTTGTTATAATACCATTATGGAAGGAAATAATCCAATATTGTTTAAATCGCTCGAATCCATAATGAATGTGTTAAATTGCCACAAa CTATTTTTACAGGACAATTCAAATGTTGTCGAGTTGTTAAACATATATCAATCAAAAAAGGAGCTAGGCAATGCTGCTGAATCCAAAAAATTCCCATTTATTGTCCTCGAAGGCTTGGATGGGTGCG gaaaaactaCTCTATCAAGAGCTTTATCGAAAAAACGTGGAGCTGAATTAATGTGTACTCCACCCAAATCTATTGATCATTTACGATCTTCATTCGATGATGCAACTCTTCGTACTGCATTTTATTCATTGGGGAATTACATTGCTGCCGAAGAGATTCGTGTAATTACAGCTCGATCTCCTGTTATGTTGGATAG ATATTGGCATTCTACTGGAGCTTTTGCATTAGCTCAAGCAGTACATAACAAAGAAATTGAATTGCCCCCAATCGATGATGAGGTTTATAAGTGGCCAACTGATTTACTTAAACCTGATCTGGTTATATACTTGGATGTAAGTGAAGAAAATCGTTTAGAAAGAATATCAAGACGTCCAACTTGTACCGATCAAGAATCTTTGATCAAAACGAATGCAGACTTTCGTAAAAA taTTATAACGGCCTATGAGCGAATGATTGATccaaaaattgagaaagttgattcgaatttaacttttaatatgaCTTTGAGTAAGTTATTTGATGCAACTAATCATTTATTTGtgcgttaa
- the LOC123293849 gene encoding UMP-CMP kinase 2, mitochondrial-like isoform X3, which translates to MVYYGFFSVFARPFCYNTIMEGNNPILFKSLESIMNVLNCHKDNSNVVELLNIYQSKKELGNAAESKKFPFIVLEGLDGCGKTTLSRALSKKRGAELMCTPPKSIDHLRSSFDDATLRTAFYSLGNYIAAEEIRVITARSPVMLDRYWHSTGAFALAQAVHNKEIELPPIDDEVYKWPTDLLKPDLVIYLDVSEENRLERISRRPTCTDQESLIKTNADFRKNIITAYERMIDPKIEKVDSNLTFNMTLSKLFDATNHLFVR; encoded by the exons ATGGTTTACTATGgatttt tttcaGTATTTGCAAGGCCATTTTGTTATAATACCATTATGGAAGGAAATAATCCAATATTGTTTAAATCGCTCGAATCCATAATGAATGTGTTAAATTGCCACAAa GACAATTCAAATGTTGTCGAGTTGTTAAACATATATCAATCAAAAAAGGAGCTAGGCAATGCTGCTGAATCCAAAAAATTCCCATTTATTGTCCTCGAAGGCTTGGATGGGTGCG gaaaaactaCTCTATCAAGAGCTTTATCGAAAAAACGTGGAGCTGAATTAATGTGTACTCCACCCAAATCTATTGATCATTTACGATCTTCATTCGATGATGCAACTCTTCGTACTGCATTTTATTCATTGGGGAATTACATTGCTGCCGAAGAGATTCGTGTAATTACAGCTCGATCTCCTGTTATGTTGGATAG ATATTGGCATTCTACTGGAGCTTTTGCATTAGCTCAAGCAGTACATAACAAAGAAATTGAATTGCCCCCAATCGATGATGAGGTTTATAAGTGGCCAACTGATTTACTTAAACCTGATCTGGTTATATACTTGGATGTAAGTGAAGAAAATCGTTTAGAAAGAATATCAAGACGTCCAACTTGTACCGATCAAGAATCTTTGATCAAAACGAATGCAGACTTTCGTAAAAA taTTATAACGGCCTATGAGCGAATGATTGATccaaaaattgagaaagttgattcgaatttaacttttaatatgaCTTTGAGTAAGTTATTTGATGCAACTAATCATTTATTTGtgcgttaa
- the LOC123293849 gene encoding UMP-CMP kinase 2, mitochondrial-like isoform X5 has product MEGNNPILFKSLESIMNVLNCHKDNSNVVELLNIYQSKKELGNAAESKKFPFIVLEGLDGCGKTTLSRALSKKRGAELMCTPPKSIDHLRSSFDDATLRTAFYSLGNYIAAEEIRVITARSPVMLDRYWHSTGAFALAQAVHNKEIELPPIDDEVYKWPTDLLKPDLVIYLDVSEENRLERISRRPTCTDQESLIKTNADFRKNIITAYERMIDPKIEKVDSNLTFNMTLSKLFDATNHLFVR; this is encoded by the exons ATGGAAGGAAATAATCCAATATTGTTTAAATCGCTCGAATCCATAATGAATGTGTTAAATTGCCACAAa GACAATTCAAATGTTGTCGAGTTGTTAAACATATATCAATCAAAAAAGGAGCTAGGCAATGCTGCTGAATCCAAAAAATTCCCATTTATTGTCCTCGAAGGCTTGGATGGGTGCG gaaaaactaCTCTATCAAGAGCTTTATCGAAAAAACGTGGAGCTGAATTAATGTGTACTCCACCCAAATCTATTGATCATTTACGATCTTCATTCGATGATGCAACTCTTCGTACTGCATTTTATTCATTGGGGAATTACATTGCTGCCGAAGAGATTCGTGTAATTACAGCTCGATCTCCTGTTATGTTGGATAG ATATTGGCATTCTACTGGAGCTTTTGCATTAGCTCAAGCAGTACATAACAAAGAAATTGAATTGCCCCCAATCGATGATGAGGTTTATAAGTGGCCAACTGATTTACTTAAACCTGATCTGGTTATATACTTGGATGTAAGTGAAGAAAATCGTTTAGAAAGAATATCAAGACGTCCAACTTGTACCGATCAAGAATCTTTGATCAAAACGAATGCAGACTTTCGTAAAAA taTTATAACGGCCTATGAGCGAATGATTGATccaaaaattgagaaagttgattcgaatttaacttttaatatgaCTTTGAGTAAGTTATTTGATGCAACTAATCATTTATTTGtgcgttaa
- the LOC123293849 gene encoding UMP-CMP kinase 2, mitochondrial-like isoform X2, with protein MVYYGFLFARPFCYNTIMEGNNPILFKSLESIMNVLNCHKLFLQDNSNVVELLNIYQSKKELGNAAESKKFPFIVLEGLDGCGKTTLSRALSKKRGAELMCTPPKSIDHLRSSFDDATLRTAFYSLGNYIAAEEIRVITARSPVMLDRYWHSTGAFALAQAVHNKEIELPPIDDEVYKWPTDLLKPDLVIYLDVSEENRLERISRRPTCTDQESLIKTNADFRKNIITAYERMIDPKIEKVDSNLTFNMTLSKLFDATNHLFVR; from the exons ATGGTTTACTATGgatttt TATTTGCAAGGCCATTTTGTTATAATACCATTATGGAAGGAAATAATCCAATATTGTTTAAATCGCTCGAATCCATAATGAATGTGTTAAATTGCCACAAa CTATTTTTACAGGACAATTCAAATGTTGTCGAGTTGTTAAACATATATCAATCAAAAAAGGAGCTAGGCAATGCTGCTGAATCCAAAAAATTCCCATTTATTGTCCTCGAAGGCTTGGATGGGTGCG gaaaaactaCTCTATCAAGAGCTTTATCGAAAAAACGTGGAGCTGAATTAATGTGTACTCCACCCAAATCTATTGATCATTTACGATCTTCATTCGATGATGCAACTCTTCGTACTGCATTTTATTCATTGGGGAATTACATTGCTGCCGAAGAGATTCGTGTAATTACAGCTCGATCTCCTGTTATGTTGGATAG ATATTGGCATTCTACTGGAGCTTTTGCATTAGCTCAAGCAGTACATAACAAAGAAATTGAATTGCCCCCAATCGATGATGAGGTTTATAAGTGGCCAACTGATTTACTTAAACCTGATCTGGTTATATACTTGGATGTAAGTGAAGAAAATCGTTTAGAAAGAATATCAAGACGTCCAACTTGTACCGATCAAGAATCTTTGATCAAAACGAATGCAGACTTTCGTAAAAA taTTATAACGGCCTATGAGCGAATGATTGATccaaaaattgagaaagttgattcgaatttaacttttaatatgaCTTTGAGTAAGTTATTTGATGCAACTAATCATTTATTTGtgcgttaa
- the LOC123293849 gene encoding UMP-CMP kinase 2, mitochondrial-like isoform X4, producing MEGNNPILFKSLESIMNVLNCHKLFLQDNSNVVELLNIYQSKKELGNAAESKKFPFIVLEGLDGCGKTTLSRALSKKRGAELMCTPPKSIDHLRSSFDDATLRTAFYSLGNYIAAEEIRVITARSPVMLDRYWHSTGAFALAQAVHNKEIELPPIDDEVYKWPTDLLKPDLVIYLDVSEENRLERISRRPTCTDQESLIKTNADFRKNIITAYERMIDPKIEKVDSNLTFNMTLSKLFDATNHLFVR from the exons ATGGAAGGAAATAATCCAATATTGTTTAAATCGCTCGAATCCATAATGAATGTGTTAAATTGCCACAAa CTATTTTTACAGGACAATTCAAATGTTGTCGAGTTGTTAAACATATATCAATCAAAAAAGGAGCTAGGCAATGCTGCTGAATCCAAAAAATTCCCATTTATTGTCCTCGAAGGCTTGGATGGGTGCG gaaaaactaCTCTATCAAGAGCTTTATCGAAAAAACGTGGAGCTGAATTAATGTGTACTCCACCCAAATCTATTGATCATTTACGATCTTCATTCGATGATGCAACTCTTCGTACTGCATTTTATTCATTGGGGAATTACATTGCTGCCGAAGAGATTCGTGTAATTACAGCTCGATCTCCTGTTATGTTGGATAG ATATTGGCATTCTACTGGAGCTTTTGCATTAGCTCAAGCAGTACATAACAAAGAAATTGAATTGCCCCCAATCGATGATGAGGTTTATAAGTGGCCAACTGATTTACTTAAACCTGATCTGGTTATATACTTGGATGTAAGTGAAGAAAATCGTTTAGAAAGAATATCAAGACGTCCAACTTGTACCGATCAAGAATCTTTGATCAAAACGAATGCAGACTTTCGTAAAAA taTTATAACGGCCTATGAGCGAATGATTGATccaaaaattgagaaagttgattcgaatttaacttttaatatgaCTTTGAGTAAGTTATTTGATGCAACTAATCATTTATTTGtgcgttaa
- the LOC123293843 gene encoding D-2-hydroxyglutarate dehydrogenase, mitochondrial isoform X3 produces the protein MFRSIHSNRRLAYQAPVNFLSSTGCTSNFSTVSSPSIVLLTAPTTYLPQYKQKAFYSSDPSLPELTKDRYGVKRGDYSQLNDDHIKYFTQLLGETRVLTDEDEVQSYNVDWIKNCRGYSKLVLKVRTTEEVSKILEFCNKERLAVCPQGGNTGLVGGSVPVHDEIVISTTLMNNIISFDENSGILVCQAGCILEVLDSYLNEKGFMMPIDLGAKGSCNIGGNVSTNAGGLRLLRYGNLHGTVLGVEAVLANGEIVDCLSTLKKDNTGYHLKHLFIGSEGTLGLVTKVAINCPIKPRAINVAFLSLNSFEDILKTFKQAKQDLGEILSSCEMMDQQSLAVVEENLKLRNPLNESSPFYMLIETSGSNMNHDEEKLNKFIETALEKGNITNGIVTNEPGKVHTIWQLRERITDGILKDGYTLKYDVTLPLEHFYSIVPDVTKRLGSLAIRVIGYGHIGDGNLHLNISTKQYSHEVMELVEPYVFEYVSKLKGSVSSEHGIGFKKAHVIHYSKSRSALLLMKQLKNLMDPNKILNPYKVLPDEIK, from the exons ATGTTTCGAAGTATACATTCTAATCGACGTTTGGCTTATCAAGCACCTGTCAATTTTCTTTCTTCCACCGGATgtacttcaaatttttcaactgTTTCATCACCATCGATTGTTTTACTAACAGCGCCAACAACTTATCTTCcacaatataaacaaaaagcattttattCTAGCGATCCATCGTTACCAGAATTAAcgaag GATAGATATGGGGTGAAAAGAGGCGATTACAGTCAATTAAATGatgatcatataaaatattttacacagtTATTAGGAGAAACTCGTGTGTTAACTGACGAAGATGAAGTACAAAGTTACAATGTCGATTGGATCAAAAACTGCAGAG GTTATAGCAAATTAGTGTTAAAAGTTCGAACAACTGAAGAAGTATCTAagattttagaattttgtaataaagaaCGTCTTGCAGTATGCCCTCAAGGTGGAAATACTGGTCTTGTAGGTGGATCCGTACCTGTGCATGATGAAATTGTTATTTCTACAACgttaatgaataatattattagttttgatgaaaactcag GTATTCTGGTCTGTCAAGCGGGATGCATATTAGAAGTGTTAGATTCATATTTAAATGAGAAAGGCTTTATGATGCCAATTGATTTGGGTGCAAAAGGTTCATGTAATATTGGTGGTAATGTGTCGACAAATGCAGGGGGCTTACGATTGTTACGATatggaaatcttcatggtactGTTTTGGGAGTTGAAGCA gttttGGCCAATGGAGAAATTGTAGATTGTTTaagtactttaaaaaaagataacacTGGAtatcatttaaaacatttatttattggatCCGAAGGAACATTAGGTCTTGTTACGAAAGTAGCAATAAATTGTCCAATTAAACCTCGGGCAATAAATGTGGCATTTTTAT CATTGAATTCATTTGAAGatatattgaaaacttttaaacaagCTAAACAAGACTTAGGTGAAATTTTATCGTCATGTGAAATGATGGATCAACAATCATTAGCCGTGGTGGaagaaaatctaaaattacGTAATCCATTAAATGAAAGTTCACCATTCTATATGCTAATTGAAACATCAGGCAGTAATATGAATCATGATGaggagaaattaaataaatttattgaaacagCTTTGGAAAAGGGTAATATTACTAATGGAATAGTTACAAATGAACCTGGAAAAGTTCAT acGATATGGCAATTGCGTGAACGAATAACCGATGGAATATTAAAAGATGGCTATACACTTAAATACGATGTTACTTTACCTTTAGAGCATTTCTATTCAATTGTGCCTGATGTGACTAAACGTTTAGGCAGTCTCGCTATTCGAGTTATTGGATATGGCCATATAG GTGAtggaaatttacatttaaatatttcaacaaaacaaTATTCACATGAAGTGATGGAACTAGTTGAGCCATACGTATTTGAGTACGTATCCAAATTAAAGGGTAGTGTAAGTTCTGAGCATGGTATAGGATTTAAGAAGGCACATGTGATACATTACTCGAAAAGTCGTAGTGCACTTTTGTTAATGAAACAATTGAAGAATTTAATGGATccaaataaaatcttaaatccTTATAAAGTGTTACCTgatgaaataaaatga
- the LOC123293843 gene encoding D-2-hydroxyglutarate dehydrogenase, mitochondrial isoform X2, producing MIYKMFRSIHSNRRLAYQAPVNFLSSTGCTSNFSTVSSPSIVLLTAPTTYLPQYKQKAFYSSDPSLPELTKDRYGVKRGDYSQLNDDHIKYFTQLLGETRVLTDEDEVQSYNVDWIKNCRGYSKLVLKVRTTEEVSKILEFCNKERLAVCPQGGNTGLVGGSVPVHDEIVISTTLMNNIISFDENSGILVCQAGCILEVLDSYLNEKGFMMPIDLGAKGSCNIGGNVSTNAGGLRLLRYGNLHGTVLGVEAVLANGEIVDCLSTLKKDNTGYHLKHLFIGSEGTLGLVTKVAINCPIKPRAINVAFLSLNSFEDILKTFKQAKQDLGEILSSCEMMDQQSLAVVEENLKLRNPLNESSPFYMLIETSGSNMNHDEEKLNKFIETALEKGNITNGIVTNEPGKVHTIWQLRERITDGILKDGYTLKYDVTLPLEHFYSIVPDVTKRLGSLAIRVIGYGHIGDGNLHLNISTKQYSHEVMELVEPYVFEYVSKLKGSVSSEHGIGFKKAHVIHYSKSRSALLLMKQLKNLMDPNKILNPYKVLPDEIK from the exons AT gATCTACAAAATGTTTCGAAGTATACATTCTAATCGACGTTTGGCTTATCAAGCACCTGTCAATTTTCTTTCTTCCACCGGATgtacttcaaatttttcaactgTTTCATCACCATCGATTGTTTTACTAACAGCGCCAACAACTTATCTTCcacaatataaacaaaaagcattttattCTAGCGATCCATCGTTACCAGAATTAAcgaag GATAGATATGGGGTGAAAAGAGGCGATTACAGTCAATTAAATGatgatcatataaaatattttacacagtTATTAGGAGAAACTCGTGTGTTAACTGACGAAGATGAAGTACAAAGTTACAATGTCGATTGGATCAAAAACTGCAGAG GTTATAGCAAATTAGTGTTAAAAGTTCGAACAACTGAAGAAGTATCTAagattttagaattttgtaataaagaaCGTCTTGCAGTATGCCCTCAAGGTGGAAATACTGGTCTTGTAGGTGGATCCGTACCTGTGCATGATGAAATTGTTATTTCTACAACgttaatgaataatattattagttttgatgaaaactcag GTATTCTGGTCTGTCAAGCGGGATGCATATTAGAAGTGTTAGATTCATATTTAAATGAGAAAGGCTTTATGATGCCAATTGATTTGGGTGCAAAAGGTTCATGTAATATTGGTGGTAATGTGTCGACAAATGCAGGGGGCTTACGATTGTTACGATatggaaatcttcatggtactGTTTTGGGAGTTGAAGCA gttttGGCCAATGGAGAAATTGTAGATTGTTTaagtactttaaaaaaagataacacTGGAtatcatttaaaacatttatttattggatCCGAAGGAACATTAGGTCTTGTTACGAAAGTAGCAATAAATTGTCCAATTAAACCTCGGGCAATAAATGTGGCATTTTTAT CATTGAATTCATTTGAAGatatattgaaaacttttaaacaagCTAAACAAGACTTAGGTGAAATTTTATCGTCATGTGAAATGATGGATCAACAATCATTAGCCGTGGTGGaagaaaatctaaaattacGTAATCCATTAAATGAAAGTTCACCATTCTATATGCTAATTGAAACATCAGGCAGTAATATGAATCATGATGaggagaaattaaataaatttattgaaacagCTTTGGAAAAGGGTAATATTACTAATGGAATAGTTACAAATGAACCTGGAAAAGTTCAT acGATATGGCAATTGCGTGAACGAATAACCGATGGAATATTAAAAGATGGCTATACACTTAAATACGATGTTACTTTACCTTTAGAGCATTTCTATTCAATTGTGCCTGATGTGACTAAACGTTTAGGCAGTCTCGCTATTCGAGTTATTGGATATGGCCATATAG GTGAtggaaatttacatttaaatatttcaacaaaacaaTATTCACATGAAGTGATGGAACTAGTTGAGCCATACGTATTTGAGTACGTATCCAAATTAAAGGGTAGTGTAAGTTCTGAGCATGGTATAGGATTTAAGAAGGCACATGTGATACATTACTCGAAAAGTCGTAGTGCACTTTTGTTAATGAAACAATTGAAGAATTTAATGGATccaaataaaatcttaaatccTTATAAAGTGTTACCTgatgaaataaaatga
- the LOC123293843 gene encoding D-2-hydroxyglutarate dehydrogenase, mitochondrial isoform X1, whose amino-acid sequence MFRSIHSNRRLAYQAPVNFLSSTGCTSNFSTVSSPSIVLLTAPTTYLPQYKQKAFYSSDPSLPELTKDRYGVKRGDYSQLNDDHIKYFTQLLGETRVLTDEDEVQSYNVDWIKNCRGYSKLVLKVRTTEEVSKILEFCNKERLAVCPQGGNTGLVGGSVPVHDEIVISTTLMNNIISFDENSGILVCQAGCILEVLDSYLNEKGFMMPIDLGAKGSCNIGGNVSTNAGGLRLLRYGNLHGTVLGVEAVLANGEIVDCLSTLKKDNTGYHLKHLFIGSEGTLGLVTKVAINCPIKPRAINVAFLSLNSFEDILKTFKQAKQDLGEILSSCEMMDQQSLAVVEENLKLRNPLNESSPFYMLIETSGSNMNHDEEKLNKFIETALEKGNITNGIVTNEPGKVHAMWEIRERIAEALLKDGYMYTYDFSLPLSKFYEMVTDLSDYVGKHARVSGFGHLGDGNLHLNISTKQYSHEVMELVEPYVFEYVSKLKGSVSSEHGIGFKKAHVIHYSKSRSALLLMKQLKNLMDPNKILNPYKVLPDEIK is encoded by the exons ATGTTTCGAAGTATACATTCTAATCGACGTTTGGCTTATCAAGCACCTGTCAATTTTCTTTCTTCCACCGGATgtacttcaaatttttcaactgTTTCATCACCATCGATTGTTTTACTAACAGCGCCAACAACTTATCTTCcacaatataaacaaaaagcattttattCTAGCGATCCATCGTTACCAGAATTAAcgaag GATAGATATGGGGTGAAAAGAGGCGATTACAGTCAATTAAATGatgatcatataaaatattttacacagtTATTAGGAGAAACTCGTGTGTTAACTGACGAAGATGAAGTACAAAGTTACAATGTCGATTGGATCAAAAACTGCAGAG GTTATAGCAAATTAGTGTTAAAAGTTCGAACAACTGAAGAAGTATCTAagattttagaattttgtaataaagaaCGTCTTGCAGTATGCCCTCAAGGTGGAAATACTGGTCTTGTAGGTGGATCCGTACCTGTGCATGATGAAATTGTTATTTCTACAACgttaatgaataatattattagttttgatgaaaactcag GTATTCTGGTCTGTCAAGCGGGATGCATATTAGAAGTGTTAGATTCATATTTAAATGAGAAAGGCTTTATGATGCCAATTGATTTGGGTGCAAAAGGTTCATGTAATATTGGTGGTAATGTGTCGACAAATGCAGGGGGCTTACGATTGTTACGATatggaaatcttcatggtactGTTTTGGGAGTTGAAGCA gttttGGCCAATGGAGAAATTGTAGATTGTTTaagtactttaaaaaaagataacacTGGAtatcatttaaaacatttatttattggatCCGAAGGAACATTAGGTCTTGTTACGAAAGTAGCAATAAATTGTCCAATTAAACCTCGGGCAATAAATGTGGCATTTTTAT CATTGAATTCATTTGAAGatatattgaaaacttttaaacaagCTAAACAAGACTTAGGTGAAATTTTATCGTCATGTGAAATGATGGATCAACAATCATTAGCCGTGGTGGaagaaaatctaaaattacGTAATCCATTAAATGAAAGTTCACCATTCTATATGCTAATTGAAACATCAGGCAGTAATATGAATCATGATGaggagaaattaaataaatttattgaaacagCTTTGGAAAAGGGTAATATTACTAATGGAATAGTTACAAATGAACCTGGAAAAGTTCAT GCAATGTGGGAAATTAGAGAAAGAATTGCAGAAGCTTTGTTAAAAGATGGGTACATGTACACATATGATTTTTCATTGCCATTATCGAAATTCTACGAAATGGTGACTGATCTTAGTGATTATGTTGGAAAACATGCCCGTGTTTCTGGATTTGGTCATTTAG GTGAtggaaatttacatttaaatatttcaacaaaacaaTATTCACATGAAGTGATGGAACTAGTTGAGCCATACGTATTTGAGTACGTATCCAAATTAAAGGGTAGTGTAAGTTCTGAGCATGGTATAGGATTTAAGAAGGCACATGTGATACATTACTCGAAAAGTCGTAGTGCACTTTTGTTAATGAAACAATTGAAGAATTTAATGGATccaaataaaatcttaaatccTTATAAAGTGTTACCTgatgaaataaaatga